A DNA window from Engraulis encrasicolus isolate BLACKSEA-1 chromosome 3, IST_EnEncr_1.0, whole genome shotgun sequence contains the following coding sequences:
- the znf703 gene encoding zinc finger protein 703, which translates to MSSSPLGSEVSSRSRSPESVENIPVGGSFTRKFWTQKSLGTALAPSDPLRQEKRLPIRILKMLTAHSHILHPEYLQPLTSAPVSIELDAKKSPLALLAQTCSQIGKPDPPPSSKLASLSSNGHSDKDSSTRSSGSSIKSGDQHQSLDDKSSFKPYSKAGGGSGECRKDGLLNGGMSDKAGFRVPGGSSGGTVTCPSFPPHATSPRTSSPPQHTPPHAHHRQQSQPSPTIATGLTLSQKSSHAQSQYTDSSKAAGDPSSGDSGSGGSNSSSGGVVKKEPEQQPQHSKADRLDHAQIANSSHARASANSSNASSAASPQPDSKAQDAQLAPQSGLPGAGHVAPVSPFKPGHSVFPLPPSSMGYHGSIVGAYAGYPSQFGAGMAGLPGKHPSSSPLTGASPPSFMQGLCRDPYCLTYPNAPHLGGSNCTTCVHDPSTLKSAGFPLMYPSHHLHSLHPSALASASAGATHSLSHPLYTYGFMLPSNEPLPHACNWVSVGGPCDKRFATSEELLAHLRTHTALPGGVDGSKLLSAAAAASAYQSSVSSATSCHLHLPPPTSPGGALPASYSLRGSPSLSLARYHPYAGKAHLPGAPSLPPMHSLPGSSPYYSPYSLYSQRLASASALGYQ; encoded by the exons ATGAGCAGTTCTCCTCTCGGATCTGAAGTCAGTTCACGCAGTCGGAGCCCAGAGAGCGTTGAGAATATCCCTGTCGGCGGTAGTTTCACCCGTAAATTTTGGACACAGAAGTCCTTGGGCACAGCTTTGGCACCCTCGGATCCTTTACGCCAAGAAAAGAGACTACCCATCCGGATTCTTAAAATGTTGACCGCTCACAGTCACATACTTCACCCGGAGTATTTACAACCTCTTACTTCCGCACCAGTAAGCATAGAG CTGGATGCCAAAAAGAGTCCTCTAGCCCTGCTGGCCCAAACCTGTTCACAGATCGGAAAGCCAGACCCACCTCCATCCTCTAAACTTGCTTCCCTCAGCTCTAATGGTCACAGTGACAAAGACTCCAGCACACGCTCCTCTGGGTCGTCCATCAAATCAGGAGACCAGCACCAGTCCCTGGACGACAAGTCCAGCTTCAAGCCCTACTCCAAGGCAGGTGGTGGCAGTGGAGAGTGCCGCAAAGACGGACTCCTGAATGGTGGCATGTCGGACAAGGCTGGTTTTCGGGTTCCCGGAGGCAGCAGCGGCGGTACAGTCACgtgcccctccttccctccccacgCCACCTCGCCCCGCACCAGCTCCCCCCCTCAGCACACGCCGCCCCATGCACACCATCGGCAGCAGTCCCAGCCCTCCCCCACCATCGCCACCGGCCTCACCCTCAGCCAGAAATCCTCCCACGCACAGTCCCAGTACACAGACTCCTCCAAGGCTGCTGGCGACCCGAGCTCTGGGGACAGTGGGAGTggcggcagcaacagcagcagcggtggtgtgGTGAAGAAAGAGCCTGAGCAGCAGCCGCAACACAGCAAGGCCGACCGACTGGACCATGCACAGATCGCCAACTCCAGCCACGCCAGGGCCAGTGCCAACTCCAGCAATGCCAGCTCGGCCGCAAGCCCGCAGCCGGACAGCAAGGCACAGGACGCGCAGCTCGCCCCCCAGTCCGGCCTGCCCGGCGCCGGGCACGTGGCCCCCGTCTCCCCCTTCAAGCCGGGACACTCCGTCTTCCCCCTGCCCCCTTCCTCCATGGGCTACCACGGCTCCATCGTGGGAGCGTACGCCGGCTACCCCTCGCAGTTCGGGGCGGGCATGGCCGGGCTCCCAGGGAAGCACCCTAGCTCCAGTCCACTCACGGGTGCCTCTCCGCCATCCTTCATGCAGGGCCTGTGTAGGGACCCGTACTGCCTCACCTACCCCAACGCCCCGCACCTGGGCGGCAGCAACTGCACCACGTGCGTCCACGACCCCTCCACCCTGAAGTCCGCCGGCTTCCCCCTGATGTACCCGTCGCATCACCTGCACTCGCTGCACCCCAGCGCCCTGGCATCGGCGTCCGCCGGCGCCACGCACTCCCTCTCGCACCCGCTCTACACCTACGGCTTCATGCTACCCAGCAACGAGCCGCTGCCACACGCCTGCAACTGGGTGTCGGTGGGCGGCCCGTGCGACAAGCGCTTCGCCACCTCCGAGGAGCTGCTGGCGCACCTGCGCACGCACACGGCGCTGCCGGGCGGTGTGGACGGCAGCAAGCTCCTATCAGCTGCCGCCGCCGCCTCCGCCTACCAATCGTCCGTCTCCTCGGCCACCTCCTGCCACCTCCACCTGCCGCCGCCCACCAGCCCCGGCGGCGCCCTGCCCGCCTCCTACTCCCTGCGCGGCTCGCCCAGCCTGAGCCTGGCGCGCTACCACCCCTACGCGGGCAAGGCCCATCTGCCAGGCGCGCCGTCCCTGCCCCCCATGCACTCTCTTCCGGGCTCCTCGCCCTACTACTCGCCGTACTCCCTCTACAGCCAGAGACTGGCCTCGGCCTCGGCCCTGGGGTACCAGTGA